In the Deferrivibrio essentukiensis genome, one interval contains:
- a CDS encoding protein kinase produces the protein MNEKILWDFLEEHLNAIYSGDFEKYKNSCIEDLGLYEWFVAPHRIDGLDFHKFMMESDWAGTHNKFNIMLLDKRAQIYDNCAILSYTLVVSSKNEEITHKVVNESRVVVNFDGILKVVHVHKSPGK, from the coding sequence GTGAACGAAAAAATATTGTGGGATTTCTTAGAAGAGCATCTTAATGCAATATATTCAGGTGATTTTGAAAAGTATAAAAATTCTTGCATAGAGGATTTAGGGCTTTATGAATGGTTTGTAGCTCCTCACAGAATTGATGGCTTAGATTTTCATAAATTTATGATGGAATCTGACTGGGCAGGCACTCACAATAAATTCAATATTATGCTTCTTGATAAACGAGCTCAAATTTACGACAACTGTGCAATCTTATCATACACGTTAGTAGTATCTTCTAAAAATGAAGAAATCACCCACAAAGTCGTAAATGAAAGTAGAGTAGTAGTAAATTTTGATGGTATTTTAAAGGTAGTACACGTCCATAAAAGTCCAGGAAAATAA